From a region of the Pseudoxanthomonas sp. X-1 genome:
- a CDS encoding LysR family transcriptional regulator — MDRVGDIALFLRVLDLGSISAAARQLDLSAAVASQRLKRLERELGVRLLHRTTRRLHPTPEGQALAERGRVLVRDLEALGEDLRESAQQVSGTLRVTLSASFGMLYVAPLLPEFQRLHPRLRVSVHLSDHLVDLVKEGFDLAIRIGPLADSGLFARNLASNARVLCASPDYLRRKGTPKTPADLADHDGVLLMGRDGRQDVWTLVGPDRQSVRVRMASRFESNFGEVLREAVLAGQGIAVHSLWHIAADLRAGRMVAVLPDWRPPATHISAVTPARLQPPRVRRFVEFLTAQLGDPPPWERLEAP, encoded by the coding sequence ATGGATCGCGTTGGCGACATCGCCCTGTTCCTGCGGGTGCTGGACCTGGGCTCGATCAGCGCCGCCGCCCGCCAGCTCGACCTGTCGGCGGCCGTGGCCAGCCAGCGGCTCAAGCGTCTGGAGCGCGAACTGGGCGTGCGCCTGCTGCACCGGACCACGCGCCGCCTGCACCCCACCCCCGAAGGCCAGGCCCTGGCCGAGCGGGGCCGCGTGCTGGTGCGCGACCTGGAGGCCCTGGGTGAGGACCTGCGCGAGAGCGCCCAGCAGGTCTCGGGGACCCTGCGCGTCACCCTGTCGGCATCATTCGGCATGCTCTACGTCGCGCCGCTGCTGCCGGAGTTCCAGCGCCTGCATCCCAGGCTGCGCGTCAGCGTGCATCTGAGCGATCACCTGGTGGACCTGGTCAAGGAAGGCTTCGACCTGGCCATCCGCATCGGGCCATTGGCCGACTCGGGCCTGTTCGCGCGCAACCTGGCCTCCAACGCGCGCGTGCTGTGCGCTTCGCCCGACTACCTGCGCCGCAAGGGCACGCCGAAGACGCCGGCCGACCTGGCCGACCATGACGGCGTGCTGCTCATGGGCCGCGACGGCCGCCAGGATGTCTGGACCCTGGTCGGTCCGGACCGGCAGAGTGTGCGCGTGCGCATGGCCAGCCGCTTCGAGAGCAATTTCGGCGAGGTCCTGCGCGAGGCCGTGCTGGCCGGCCAAGGCATCGCCGTGCATTCGCTGTGGCATATCGCCGCCGACCTGCGCGCCGGGCGCATGGTCGCGGTGCTGCCCGACTGGCGTCCGCCGGCCACGCACATCAGTGCCGTCACCCCGGCGCGGCTGCAGCCGCCGCGGGTGCGACGCTTCGTCGAATTCCTGACCGCCCAGCTCGGCGACCCGCCGCCGTGGGAGCGGCTTGAAGCGCCGTGA
- a CDS encoding VOC family protein yields MSQGFVSSDHIRGLFAQAMSDMYRTEVPLYGTLMELVAQVNAQTLHADPALEDRLTRNDERARLDQERHGAIRVGTAEELSMLRRLFAVMGMAPVGYYDLSVAGVPVHSTAFRPTTAQALAANPFRVFTSLLRLELIEDAALRAQAAEILARRDIFTPAVRALIAQHERDGGLGEEDARRFVAEALETFRWHGDATVSRATYQALSEAHRLIADVVCFHGPHINHLTPRTLDIDAAQAQMLARGIEAKAVIEGPPPRAVPILLRQTSFKALEEAVSFPNGEAAEAGTHTARFGEIEQRGLALTPKGRALYDALLDQARDAGAGSTGADYPARLAAAFTQFPDDLDTLRREGLGYFRYALTGRGRAAPAAERDAPAEVLIARGLATADPIVYEDFLPVSAAGIFQSNLGGGEQHAYAANARRAEFEAALGAPVADEFAIYAALQEASLQGLR; encoded by the coding sequence ATGTCGCAAGGGTTCGTTTCGTCCGACCACATCCGCGGCCTGTTCGCGCAGGCGATGTCGGACATGTATCGCACCGAGGTGCCGCTGTACGGCACGCTGATGGAACTGGTGGCGCAGGTCAATGCGCAGACGCTCCACGCCGATCCCGCCCTGGAGGACAGGCTGACACGCAACGACGAGCGCGCCCGGCTGGATCAGGAGCGCCACGGCGCGATCCGGGTCGGCACGGCCGAGGAACTGTCGATGCTGCGCCGGCTGTTCGCGGTCATGGGCATGGCGCCGGTGGGCTACTACGACCTGTCGGTCGCCGGGGTGCCGGTACATTCGACCGCCTTCCGCCCGACCACGGCGCAGGCGCTGGCGGCCAATCCCTTTCGGGTGTTCACCTCGCTGCTGCGGCTGGAGCTGATCGAGGACGCCGCGCTGCGCGCGCAGGCGGCCGAAATCCTGGCCAGGCGCGACATCTTCACCCCTGCCGTGCGGGCGCTGATCGCGCAGCACGAACGCGACGGCGGGCTGGGCGAGGAGGATGCCAGGCGCTTTGTCGCCGAGGCGCTGGAAACCTTCCGCTGGCATGGCGATGCGACGGTCTCGCGCGCCACCTATCAGGCCTTGAGCGAGGCGCATCGGCTGATCGCCGACGTGGTGTGTTTCCACGGCCCGCATATCAACCACCTCACGCCGCGCACGCTGGACATCGATGCGGCCCAGGCGCAGATGCTGGCGCGCGGGATCGAGGCCAAGGCGGTGATCGAGGGCCCGCCGCCGCGCGCGGTCCCGATCCTGCTGCGGCAGACCAGCTTCAAGGCGCTGGAGGAGGCAGTGTCCTTCCCGAACGGCGAGGCCGCCGAGGCCGGCACGCATACCGCGCGCTTCGGCGAGATCGAGCAGCGCGGCCTGGCGCTGACGCCGAAGGGCCGGGCGCTGTACGACGCGCTGTTGGACCAGGCACGCGATGCCGGCGCGGGCAGTACGGGCGCGGATTATCCGGCGCGGCTGGCGGCGGCGTTCACGCAGTTCCCCGACGACCTGGACACGCTGCGACGGGAGGGCCTGGGCTATTTCCGCTACGCGCTGACCGGGCGGGGGCGCGCGGCGCCGGCGGCCGAACGCGATGCGCCGGCCGAGGTGCTGATCGCGCGTGGCCTGGCCACGGCCGACCCGATCGTCTACGAGGATTTCCTGCCGGTCAGCGCGGCCGGCATCTTCCAGTCCAACCTGGGCGGGGGCGAGCAGCATGCCTATGCGGCCAATGCCCGCCGGGCCGAATTCGAGGCGGCGCTGGGCGCGCCGGTGGCCGATGAATTCGCGATCTACGCGGCGCTGCAGGAGGCCTCGCTGCAAGGCCTGCGCTAG
- a CDS encoding MFS transporter — MPASSTPSRMPLAVYALTAGAFGIGTTEFVIMGLLMQVATDLHVGLASAGLLISGYALGVFVGAPLLTAATGRMPRKAVLVALMVVFTVGNLACALAPNYALLMAARVVTSLAHGTFFGVGAVVATSLVPEARKASAISIMFTGLTVATLLGVPAGAWLGLHHGWRATFWAVTAIGVMATVVIATLVPHDRNAPTPGSLREEAAAVLRAPVLLGLLMTVLGFGGVFTVYTYIQPLLTQVTGFGDAAVSPILLVFGVGMIVGNLLGGRLADRSLRPALLGTLLALAVAMGLVGLALHSRWAMVLLTGLLGAAAFATVSPLQLWVLQKAAGAQSLASSLNIGAFNLGNALGAWLGGLVLAHGAGLTALPWIGALVPLSALVVAAWAVRLETRSAKASPCPRRLQGEHAG; from the coding sequence ATGCCTGCCTCCTCGACTCCTTCGCGCATGCCACTGGCGGTCTATGCGCTGACCGCCGGCGCCTTCGGCATCGGCACGACCGAATTCGTGATCATGGGCCTGCTGATGCAGGTCGCGACCGATCTGCACGTCGGCCTCGCCAGCGCCGGTCTGCTGATTTCCGGTTATGCGCTGGGCGTGTTCGTCGGCGCGCCGCTGCTGACCGCGGCGACCGGGCGCATGCCGCGCAAGGCCGTGCTGGTGGCGCTGATGGTGGTGTTCACGGTGGGCAACCTGGCCTGCGCGCTCGCCCCGAACTACGCCTTGCTGATGGCCGCGCGCGTGGTCACCTCGCTGGCGCACGGCACGTTCTTCGGCGTGGGCGCGGTGGTGGCGACCTCGCTGGTGCCGGAGGCGCGCAAGGCCTCGGCGATCTCGATCATGTTCACCGGCCTGACCGTGGCCACGCTGCTAGGCGTGCCGGCCGGCGCATGGCTGGGGCTGCACCACGGCTGGCGGGCGACGTTCTGGGCGGTGACGGCGATCGGCGTGATGGCCACAGTGGTGATCGCCACGCTGGTCCCGCACGACCGCAATGCGCCGACGCCGGGTTCGCTGCGCGAGGAAGCCGCGGCCGTGCTGCGCGCGCCCGTGCTGCTGGGCCTGCTGATGACCGTGCTGGGATTCGGCGGGGTGTTCACGGTCTATACCTACATCCAGCCCTTGCTGACCCAGGTGACGGGCTTTGGCGACGCGGCGGTGTCGCCGATCCTGCTGGTGTTCGGCGTCGGCATGATCGTGGGCAACCTGCTGGGCGGACGCCTGGCCGACCGCAGCCTGCGCCCGGCGCTGCTGGGCACGCTGCTGGCGCTGGCCGTGGCGATGGGGCTGGTGGGCCTCGCGCTGCACAGCCGCTGGGCGATGGTGCTGCTGACCGGCCTGCTGGGCGCGGCGGCGTTCGCCACGGTGTCGCCGCTGCAGCTGTGGGTGCTGCAGAAGGCCGCCGGCGCGCAGAGCCTGGCGTCGAGCCTGAACATCGGCGCGTTCAACCTGGGCAATGCGCTGGGCGCCTGGCTCGGCGGCCTGGTGCTGGCACATGGCGCCGGCCTGACCGCGCTGCCGTGGATCGGCGCACTGGTGCCGCTGTCGGCGCTGGTCGTGGCGGCCTGGGCGGTGCGCCTGGAGACGCGCTCGGCGAAGGCGTCCCCGTGCCCGCGCCGACTCCAAGGCGAACACGCCGGCTGA
- a CDS encoding YdcF family protein encodes MSLLLLAVGVLLTALLFRLRRPRAARCVGVVWFVLFWLLGNGLLAGRIVDATQAGQRAPARVVWQPGAVIIVLGMGMQRLPHEGGIEPQSLAYSRILRAVQLFDACKAATQGCKVLVSGGDPAGLGNSEAELYASLIEEAGVPAADVWKEEASRNTWENAKFTARLLSSRPHGPLVLVTSGLHMRRSLLYFRHFGLQPTPERSDYTTPFASWLPNSYNLLISDLAAVEWLGIARYHWYNWLGRNDPPIEPAPEGSSAHPLLRDRPVTLPPAQ; translated from the coding sequence ATGTCGCTGCTGCTGCTCGCCGTTGGCGTCCTGCTGACGGCCCTGTTGTTCCGCCTGCGTCGCCCGCGTGCCGCACGCTGCGTAGGCGTGGTCTGGTTCGTCCTCTTCTGGCTGCTGGGCAACGGCCTCCTGGCCGGCCGGATCGTCGATGCCACGCAGGCCGGCCAACGCGCGCCCGCGCGCGTGGTCTGGCAGCCGGGCGCGGTGATCATCGTGCTGGGCATGGGCATGCAACGGCTGCCGCACGAAGGCGGGATCGAACCGCAATCGCTGGCCTACAGCCGCATCCTGCGCGCGGTGCAGCTGTTCGACGCATGCAAGGCCGCCACGCAGGGCTGCAAGGTGCTGGTCTCCGGCGGCGACCCGGCCGGCCTGGGCAACAGCGAAGCCGAGCTCTATGCCTCGCTCATCGAAGAGGCCGGCGTCCCGGCCGCCGACGTGTGGAAGGAGGAGGCTTCGCGCAACACCTGGGAGAACGCCAAGTTCACCGCGCGCCTGCTGTCGAGCAGGCCTCACGGGCCGCTGGTGCTGGTCACCTCGGGCCTGCATATGCGCCGCAGCCTGCTGTACTTCCGCCATTTCGGCCTGCAGCCCACCCCCGAACGCAGCGACTACACCACGCCCTTCGCCTCGTGGCTGCCCAACAGCTACAACCTGCTGATCAGCGACTTGGCGGCCGTCGAGTGGCTCGGCATCGCCCGCTACCACTGGTACAACTGGCTGGGCCGCAACGATCCGCCGATCGAGCCCGCGCCCGAGGGCTCCTCCGCCCATCCGCTCCTGCGCGACCGGCCGGTGACGCTTCCTCCCGCGCAGTAA
- a CDS encoding NADH:flavin oxidoreductase, protein MSSTAAQVLFRPFQVKSLALKNRIVMAPMTRSFSPGGVPGPDVAAYYRRRAEHEVGLILSEGTVVDRPGARNDPGIPVFHGQAALAGWRAVIEGVHQAGGRMGPQLWHVGAVQSFQTGWEQDGVESPSGLEAPGKPRGRAMTEEDIADTIAAYARAAADTRALGFDTLEIHGAHGYLLDQFFWAPTNTRGDRYGGETLAERARFAVEVVRAMRAAVGPEFPIILRLSQWKQQDYSARLADTPEAMAAWLVPLVEAGVDVLHCSQRRFWEPEFPEIDGAEGLNFAGWAKKLTGAATISVGSVGLSGDFMGAFGGEGSSAVGLDRLVARMEREEFDLIAVGRALLSDARWAEKIHRGATGELRDFDAAALRRLD, encoded by the coding sequence ATGTCCTCCACTGCCGCGCAGGTGCTGTTCCGCCCCTTCCAGGTCAAATCGCTGGCGCTGAAGAACCGCATCGTGATGGCGCCGATGACCCGGTCCTTCTCGCCCGGTGGCGTGCCCGGCCCGGATGTGGCGGCCTACTACCGGCGCCGCGCCGAGCACGAGGTCGGCCTGATCCTGTCCGAAGGCACGGTGGTGGACCGGCCGGGCGCGCGCAACGACCCGGGCATCCCCGTCTTCCACGGGCAGGCGGCGCTGGCCGGCTGGCGTGCGGTGATCGAGGGCGTGCACCAGGCCGGTGGCCGCATGGGCCCACAGCTGTGGCATGTCGGCGCGGTGCAGAGCTTCCAGACGGGGTGGGAACAGGACGGCGTCGAGAGCCCGTCGGGCCTGGAGGCGCCGGGCAAGCCGCGCGGCCGGGCGATGACCGAGGAGGACATCGCCGACACCATCGCCGCCTATGCGCGGGCGGCGGCCGACACCCGGGCCCTGGGCTTCGACACGCTGGAGATCCACGGCGCGCACGGCTATCTGCTCGACCAGTTCTTCTGGGCCCCGACCAACACGCGTGGCGATCGCTACGGCGGCGAAACGCTGGCCGAACGCGCGCGCTTCGCCGTCGAGGTGGTGCGGGCCATGCGCGCGGCCGTCGGTCCCGAGTTCCCGATCATCCTGCGCCTGAGCCAGTGGAAGCAGCAGGACTACAGCGCGCGCCTGGCCGACACGCCCGAGGCGATGGCCGCGTGGCTGGTGCCGTTGGTGGAGGCCGGCGTGGACGTGCTGCATTGTTCGCAGCGGCGCTTCTGGGAGCCGGAGTTCCCGGAGATCGACGGGGCCGAGGGGCTCAACTTCGCCGGCTGGGCGAAGAAGCTCACCGGCGCGGCGACGATCAGCGTGGGCTCGGTCGGCCTGTCGGGCGACTTCATGGGCGCCTTCGGCGGCGAAGGCTCCAGCGCCGTGGGCCTGGACCGGCTGGTGGCGCGCATGGAGCGCGAGGAGTTCGACCTGATCGCCGTCGGCCGGGCGCTGCTGAGCGATGCGCGCTGGGCGGAGAAGATCCACCGCGGCGCCACCGGCGAACTGCGCGACTTCGACGCCGCGGCGCTGCGCCGGCTGGACTGA
- a CDS encoding LysR family transcriptional regulator — MELRHLRYFLAVAEEANFTRAAARVGIGQPPLSQQIQALEKELGTPLFVRTPQGAQLTDAGQAFLLEVRRVLVDVERAADSARRAARGESGRLRLGFTASAAFNPVVPQLIRDYRRAWPAVELALEETNTAGLLDGLAQGRLDAAFIRYSVATPPELVLIRFPDEPMKIAVPAAHPLAARRSAPLSVLAGEPFILFPRSFGTSLYDEILSACRQAGFSVAITQEAPQMSSIVNLVAAELGVSVVPESTAQLQLPGVRYLDIEGPVPMARLALAAMPVQAHTPPPLRHLLALARGGDPATAGAA; from the coding sequence GTGGAGCTTCGCCACCTGCGCTACTTCCTGGCCGTGGCCGAGGAGGCCAACTTCACCCGCGCCGCCGCGCGCGTGGGCATCGGCCAGCCGCCGCTGAGCCAGCAGATCCAGGCGCTGGAGAAGGAGCTGGGCACGCCGCTGTTCGTGCGCACCCCACAGGGCGCCCAGCTGACCGACGCCGGTCAGGCTTTCCTGCTGGAGGTGCGCCGCGTGCTGGTCGACGTCGAGCGCGCCGCCGACAGCGCGCGCCGGGCCGCACGCGGCGAAAGCGGCCGCCTGCGGCTGGGATTCACCGCCTCGGCCGCGTTCAACCCGGTAGTGCCGCAGCTGATCCGCGATTACCGCCGCGCCTGGCCCGCGGTCGAGCTGGCGCTGGAGGAGACCAACACCGCCGGTCTGCTCGACGGCCTGGCCCAGGGCCGGCTGGATGCGGCCTTCATCCGCTACAGCGTGGCCACGCCGCCGGAACTGGTGCTGATCCGCTTCCCGGACGAGCCGATGAAGATCGCCGTGCCGGCGGCCCATCCGCTGGCGGCGCGGCGCAGCGCGCCGCTGTCGGTGCTGGCCGGCGAGCCGTTCATCCTGTTTCCGCGCAGCTTCGGCACCAGCCTCTACGACGAGATCCTCTCGGCCTGCCGCCAGGCCGGCTTCAGCGTGGCCATCACCCAGGAGGCGCCGCAGATGTCCTCCATCGTCAACCTGGTCGCGGCCGAGCTGGGCGTGTCGGTGGTGCCAGAATCCACCGCGCAGCTGCAACTGCCTGGCGTGCGCTACCTGGACATCGAGGGCCCGGTGCCGATGGCGCGGCTGGCGCTGGCGGCCATGCCTGTACAGGCCCACACGCCGCCGCCGCTGCGCCACCTGCTGGCGCTGGCGCGCGGCGGCGATCCGGCCACGGCCGGCGCCGCCTGA
- a CDS encoding aldo/keto reductase — translation METRLLGRSGLRVPVLGFGAGTFGGKGPLFSAWGDTGVEQATRLVDLCLEAGANFFDTADVYSDGASEEILGAALAGRRERALISTKTGLRLGDGPNDAGASRLRLLRAVDASLRRLRTDYIDLLQLHAFDAMTPVEETLSTLDGLVRAGKVRYLGASNYAGWQLMKSLAAADAHGWSRFVANQTYYSLAGRDYEWELMPLGLDQGLGAVVWSPLGWGRLTGRLRRGQPLPAQSRLHDTAAFAPAIDDERLFALVDVLDAIALEAGRSVPQVAINWLLQRPTVSTVLIGARTEAQLRDNLGAVGWSLSPEQIARLDAASAVEPPYPYYPYWRGQFAERSPVAVPQAPPRI, via the coding sequence ATGGAAACCCGACTGCTCGGCCGCTCCGGCCTGCGAGTCCCCGTGCTGGGCTTCGGCGCCGGCACCTTCGGCGGCAAGGGGCCGCTGTTCTCGGCCTGGGGCGACACCGGCGTCGAACAGGCCACGCGCCTGGTCGATCTGTGCCTGGAGGCCGGCGCGAACTTCTTCGACACGGCCGATGTGTATTCCGACGGCGCCTCCGAAGAGATCCTCGGCGCGGCGCTGGCCGGGCGCCGCGAGCGGGCGCTGATCTCGACCAAGACCGGATTGCGCCTGGGCGATGGGCCCAACGATGCCGGCGCCTCGCGCCTGCGCCTGCTGCGCGCGGTCGATGCCTCGCTGCGGCGCCTGCGCACCGACTACATCGATCTGCTGCAGCTGCACGCCTTCGATGCGATGACGCCGGTCGAGGAAACGCTGTCCACGCTCGACGGCCTGGTCAGGGCCGGCAAGGTCCGCTACCTGGGCGCATCGAACTATGCCGGCTGGCAGCTGATGAAATCGCTGGCGGCGGCCGACGCGCATGGCTGGAGCCGCTTCGTCGCCAACCAGACCTATTACTCGCTGGCCGGACGCGATTACGAGTGGGAGCTGATGCCGCTGGGCCTGGACCAGGGCCTGGGCGCGGTGGTGTGGAGCCCGCTGGGCTGGGGCCGACTGACCGGCCGGCTGCGCCGCGGCCAACCGCTGCCTGCGCAGAGCCGGCTGCACGACACCGCCGCGTTCGCCCCGGCCATCGATGACGAACGCCTGTTCGCCCTGGTCGATGTGCTGGACGCGATCGCCCTGGAGGCCGGTCGCAGCGTGCCCCAGGTGGCGATCAACTGGCTGCTGCAGCGCCCGACCGTGAGCACCGTGCTGATCGGCGCGCGCACCGAGGCGCAGCTGCGCGACAACCTCGGCGCGGTCGGCTGGTCGCTGTCGCCCGAGCAGATCGCCCGCCTCGACGCCGCCAGCGCGGTGGAGCCGCCGTATCCCTACTACCCGTACTGGCGCGGGCAGTTCGCCGAGCGCAGCCCGGTGGCGGTGCCCCAGGCGCCGCCCCGGATTTGA
- the acpA gene encoding acid phosphatase codes for MSQHDDDLPESSPPSDPQRRRLLGGLAAAGAALGLGGREAAAAETAKVAAGASAKAGARAATPVTDVQLREHVQTIVVLYAENRSFNNLFADFPGLQQPLKALDPAKAVQKDRDGTPLKTLPPIWDGMVPDAQVVNHRRYQIKQEDITGLPNAPFALKTPTGEPLPHGVVTRDLVHEFYRNQMQINGGRNDGFVAWGDTGALLMGHYADSAVNLRLWRLAQQYTLCDNFFMGAFGGSFLNHQYLVAAQPPFYPDADRSPAKLHIAKTADGKPDGKALIPAENSPASAMDGVAKFTSRPTLTPDYWAVNTIGPPYSPGFNVDKANPALADAGSANTCPPQSHKHIGDMLSAKGVDWAWYAGAFQAALDGMGDSNDGSFPSHPNFQAHHQPLNYFASLAPGSAARKQHLRDGGLGETAATNKFIADAQAGKLPPVTFYKPQGNLNMHAGYSDIEAGDRHLAAIVHALQNSPQWKQMVVVITFDENGGWWDHVAPPKGDRWGPGTRIPALVISPFAKRGHVDHTIYDTGSIARLITRRFGLEKLPGLKLREDAMVAAGGPPPGDLTGALDFGQA; via the coding sequence ATGAGCCAGCACGACGACGATCTGCCCGAGTCCTCCCCTCCTTCCGATCCGCAGCGTCGCCGGCTGCTGGGCGGGCTCGCGGCCGCGGGCGCGGCGCTGGGGCTGGGTGGCCGGGAAGCCGCCGCCGCCGAGACCGCGAAGGTGGCGGCCGGCGCTTCGGCGAAGGCCGGCGCACGCGCCGCCACGCCGGTCACCGATGTGCAGCTGCGCGAGCATGTGCAGACCATCGTGGTGCTGTATGCGGAGAACCGCAGCTTCAACAACCTGTTCGCCGACTTCCCGGGACTGCAGCAGCCGCTGAAGGCGCTCGACCCGGCCAAGGCGGTGCAGAAGGATCGCGACGGCACTCCGCTCAAGACGCTGCCGCCGATCTGGGACGGCATGGTGCCCGATGCCCAGGTGGTCAATCACCGCCGCTACCAGATCAAGCAGGAGGACATCACCGGCCTGCCCAACGCGCCGTTCGCGCTGAAGACGCCGACCGGCGAGCCGCTGCCGCACGGGGTGGTCACGCGCGACCTGGTGCACGAGTTCTACCGCAACCAGATGCAGATCAACGGCGGCAGGAACGATGGCTTCGTCGCCTGGGGCGACACCGGCGCGCTGCTGATGGGGCACTACGCCGACAGCGCGGTGAATCTGCGCCTGTGGCGGCTGGCCCAGCAGTACACGCTGTGCGACAACTTCTTCATGGGCGCCTTCGGCGGCTCGTTCCTCAACCACCAGTACCTGGTCGCCGCGCAGCCGCCGTTCTATCCGGACGCCGACAGGAGTCCGGCCAAGCTGCACATCGCCAAGACCGCCGACGGCAAGCCCGACGGCAAGGCACTGATCCCGGCCGAGAACAGCCCGGCCAGCGCGATGGACGGCGTGGCCAAGTTCACCTCGCGCCCGACGCTGACGCCGGACTACTGGGCGGTCAACACGATCGGGCCGCCGTACTCGCCGGGCTTCAACGTGGACAAGGCCAACCCCGCGCTGGCCGATGCCGGCAGCGCCAATACCTGCCCGCCGCAGTCGCACAAGCACATCGGCGACATGCTGAGCGCCAAGGGCGTGGACTGGGCCTGGTACGCCGGCGCGTTCCAGGCGGCGCTGGACGGCATGGGCGACAGCAACGACGGCAGCTTCCCCAGCCATCCGAACTTCCAGGCGCATCACCAGCCGCTGAACTACTTTGCCTCGCTGGCGCCGGGCAGCGCGGCGCGCAAGCAGCACCTGCGCGATGGCGGCCTGGGCGAGACCGCGGCGACCAACAAGTTCATCGCCGACGCGCAGGCCGGCAAGCTGCCGCCGGTGACGTTCTACAAGCCGCAGGGCAATCTCAACATGCATGCCGGCTACTCGGACATCGAGGCCGGCGACCGGCACCTGGCGGCGATCGTGCACGCGCTGCAGAACAGCCCGCAGTGGAAGCAGATGGTCGTGGTCATCACCTTCGACGAGAACGGCGGCTGGTGGGACCACGTCGCGCCGCCCAAGGGCGATCGCTGGGGACCGGGCACGCGCATCCCGGCGCTGGTGATCTCGCCCTTCGCCAAGCGCGGGCACGTGGACCACACGATCTACGACACCGGCTCGATCGCGCGCCTGATCACGCGCCGCTTCGGCCTGGAGAAGCTGCCGGGTCTGAAGCTGCGCGAGGACGCGATGGTCGCCGCCGGCGGGCCGCCGCCGGGCGATCTGACCGGCGCGCTGGACTTCGGCCAGGCCTGA
- a CDS encoding helix-turn-helix domain-containing protein — MHAQPKVLSAVDCPSRLLLDQIADKWSVLVLAALCRQPLRFNMLKRTLEGITQKALTQTLRRLERNGIVERRVVTASPIAVEYRITALGRTLKAPFEALHAWTREHLPDVEQARAAFDAREQAQALPAAAND; from the coding sequence ATGCATGCCCAACCCAAGGTGCTCTCCGCCGTCGATTGCCCCAGCCGCCTGTTGCTGGACCAGATCGCCGACAAGTGGTCGGTGCTGGTGCTCGCCGCCCTCTGCCGCCAGCCGCTGCGTTTCAACATGCTCAAACGCACGCTGGAAGGCATCACCCAGAAGGCGCTCACCCAGACGCTGCGCCGGCTGGAGCGCAACGGCATCGTCGAGCGCCGGGTGGTCACCGCCTCGCCGATCGCGGTGGAGTACCGCATCACCGCGCTCGGCCGCACGCTCAAGGCGCCGTTCGAGGCGCTTCACGCCTGGACCCGCGAGCACCTGCCCGACGTCGAGCAGGCGCGCGCGGCGTTCGACGCCCGCGAGCAGGCGCAGGCGCTGCCCGCGGCCGCCAACGACTGA
- a CDS encoding PA0069 family radical SAM protein, with the protein MSKVIKGRGASSHLAGRFERTVSQAEDDGWHADDSEEFAAPRLRTQVSEETARSIISRNQSPDVGFTQSVNPYRGCEHGCSYCFARPSHAYLNLSPGLDFETRLFAKTNAPDLLRRELAKPGYVASPIALGINTDAYQPIERKLQLTRRLIEVFAETRHPFSLITKNALVERDLDLLAPLARDNLVSVHFSVTSLDPRLSARLEPRASAPHARLRAMRTLHEAGVPVGVMVAPVIPWINDHALEAVLEAAREAGAESAGYVLLRLPHEVAPLFRDWLQAHHPDRAAHVMSTVRQLRGGKDYDSTFGKRMRGQGVYADLLARRFALAHKRLGYADVPRRGLDCSRFVRPMPPRPPSPQGVLF; encoded by the coding sequence ATGAGCAAGGTCATCAAGGGCCGCGGCGCGAGCAGTCACCTGGCCGGCCGCTTCGAACGGACCGTCAGCCAGGCCGAGGATGACGGCTGGCATGCCGACGACAGCGAGGAGTTCGCCGCACCGCGATTGCGCACGCAGGTCAGCGAGGAGACCGCGCGCAGCATCATCAGTCGCAACCAGTCGCCGGACGTGGGCTTCACGCAGTCGGTCAACCCGTATCGCGGCTGCGAGCACGGCTGCAGCTATTGCTTCGCCCGCCCCAGCCACGCCTATCTGAACCTGTCGCCGGGGCTGGATTTCGAGACGCGGCTGTTCGCCAAGACCAATGCGCCGGACCTGTTGCGCCGCGAACTGGCCAAACCCGGCTACGTGGCCAGCCCGATCGCGCTGGGCATCAACACCGATGCCTACCAGCCGATCGAGCGCAAGCTGCAGCTGACCCGCCGCCTGATCGAGGTCTTCGCCGAGACCCGCCACCCGTTCTCGCTGATCACCAAGAATGCGCTGGTCGAGCGCGACCTGGACCTGCTGGCGCCGCTGGCGCGCGACAATCTGGTCAGTGTGCACTTTTCGGTGACCTCGCTGGACCCGCGTCTGTCGGCCAGGCTTGAGCCACGCGCGTCGGCGCCGCACGCGCGGCTGCGCGCGATGCGCACCCTGCACGAGGCCGGGGTGCCGGTCGGGGTGATGGTGGCGCCGGTGATCCCGTGGATCAACGACCATGCACTGGAAGCGGTGCTGGAAGCGGCCCGCGAGGCCGGTGCCGAATCGGCCGGCTACGTGCTGCTGCGCCTGCCGCACGAAGTGGCGCCGCTGTTCCGTGACTGGCTGCAGGCGCACCACCCCGACCGCGCCGCGCACGTGATGAGCACGGTGCGTCAGCTGCGCGGTGGCAAGGACTACGACAGCACCTTCGGCAAGCGCATGCGTGGCCAAGGGGTGTATGCCGACCTGCTGGCGCGGCGCTTCGCCCTGGCGCACAAGCGCCTGGGCTACGCCGATGTTCCCCGCCGCGGCCTGGACTGCAGCCGTTTCGTCAGGCCGATGCCGCCGCGACCGCCATCGCCGCAGGGCGTGTTGTTCTGA